The Gillisia sp. Hel_I_86 genome has a segment encoding these proteins:
- a CDS encoding DUF4294 domain-containing protein, whose product MKFKLTYIFFFLLLNAWSQINVPEQDTIQQDTVQREYFIVMGDTIVRETIDLDEVLILGRLKFGSDQARRRYLILRRKTRKVYPYAKLASERLLELESRLDQIKSKRDRKRYTKIVQNYIDDQFSAELKKLTRTEGQILVKLIHRQTGETAFELIKELKSGWRAFWYNSTASLFDISLKEEYHPESNQEDYLIEDILQRSFQSKILEPQPSVLDFNFHELTNKWTAGR is encoded by the coding sequence TTGAAATTTAAGCTAACATATATTTTCTTTTTTCTTCTGTTGAATGCATGGAGCCAAATCAATGTTCCAGAGCAGGACACTATTCAGCAAGACACTGTTCAAAGAGAATACTTTATTGTGATGGGGGATACTATTGTTCGGGAAACGATAGATTTAGATGAGGTGCTTATTTTAGGAAGGCTTAAGTTTGGTTCAGATCAGGCGAGAAGGCGTTACCTTATATTAAGGAGAAAAACCAGAAAAGTATATCCCTATGCAAAATTGGCCTCAGAAAGGTTATTGGAGCTGGAATCCAGATTGGATCAAATTAAATCCAAACGAGATAGAAAGAGGTATACTAAAATAGTACAAAATTATATCGATGATCAATTTTCGGCTGAACTTAAAAAATTGACCCGCACCGAGGGTCAAATATTAGTGAAGCTCATTCATAGACAAACTGGCGAGACGGCTTTCGAGCTTATCAAAGAGCTAAAGAGTGGTTGGCGCGCTTTCTGGTATAATTCCACGGCCAGTTTATTCGATATATCATTAAAAGAAGAGTACCATCCAGAATCCAATCAGGAAGACTATTTAATAGAAGATATCCTTCAGCGCTCTTTTCAATCTAAAATATTAGAGCCCCAACCCAGTGTACTGGATTTTAATTTCCATGAGCTTACCAATAAATGGACAGCCGGTAGGTAG